A single genomic interval of Deltaproteobacteria bacterium harbors:
- a CDS encoding transposase — protein sequence MWLRSAGPLRRKRCTSRRGAEARDPFRSLRAATPSRRAARLRGDGRPVVHARERIRSLTRSARTHPPRPRGTVLAVATAVVLVASRAARRKQPAQYTRRTPEVTPLYAAVRDELETYLARAHDRERIVPRFVERELRAYLQCGLLRHGFVRARCADCGLDRLVAFSCKGRGFCPACVGRRMADTAAHLVDRVLPQAPVRQWVLSLPHSLRYRLAFDAELCSAALDVFIRSVFISLRRRARARFGVQARIARCGAVTFVQRFGDALNLNVHFHSLVLDGVYLREADGSAQFRTLAPPTDAEVERVAASIALRLIRLLELRGLLAGNPDETDPLARDGSTLGELYAASIRHRTATGPRAGRRVARVGDRIAADDLEPPRSKRCAMVNGVSLHANVAVPARDRKRLERLCRYVARPPVSTARLAAQPDGRLRYQLKRRWRDGTTHVVFEPGELLERLVALIPPPRAHQVRYHGVLAPAAAGRAGICCDRRLAEHSKTDSSRGQLAPGNDRAGNPIDTTSRSSARPSSRSGNSSHACGDRDSNGFVSAPNPRVPAPPRARRLSWSALMQRVFVRDVLECPSCRGRMRVIAAIEQPEIAAAILGSLGLASRAPPAVPARQAELLCDPDLELAGPADDFTEPPSD from the coding sequence GTGTGGTTGCGTAGCGCGGGCCCGCTACGTCGGAAACGCTGCACCTCTCGCCGGGGCGCCGAGGCTCGTGACCCCTTTCGCAGCCTGAGAGCGGCTACGCCGTCTCGGCGAGCTGCGCGTCTCCGAGGCGACGGGCGGCCTGTCGTTCACGCCCGCGAGCGAATCCGTTCACTGACTCGCTCGGCGCGCACACATCCGCCCCGGCCCCGCGGCACCGTTCTGGCAGTCGCAACCGCAGTGGTCTTGGTTGCGTCACGCGCCGCACGCCGCAAGCAGCCGGCGCAATACACACGGCGCACGCCCGAGGTGACGCCACTCTACGCGGCCGTTCGAGACGAGCTCGAGACTTACCTCGCTCGGGCACACGACCGCGAGCGCATTGTGCCGCGCTTTGTCGAGCGCGAGCTGCGCGCGTACCTGCAGTGCGGTCTGCTCCGTCACGGCTTCGTGCGCGCGCGTTGCGCCGACTGCGGCCTGGACCGGCTGGTCGCGTTCTCGTGCAAGGGACGCGGCTTCTGCCCGGCCTGCGTCGGCCGGCGCATGGCCGACACCGCCGCGCACCTGGTCGACCGCGTCCTGCCCCAGGCACCGGTGCGCCAGTGGGTGCTCTCACTTCCCCACTCGCTCCGCTACCGGCTCGCCTTCGACGCCGAGCTCTGCAGCGCGGCGCTCGACGTCTTCATCCGCAGCGTCTTCATCTCACTCCGGCGCCGCGCACGCGCTCGCTTCGGCGTGCAGGCCCGCATCGCCCGCTGCGGCGCCGTCACCTTCGTGCAGCGCTTTGGCGACGCGCTCAACCTGAACGTCCACTTCCACTCCCTTGTCCTCGACGGCGTCTACCTGCGCGAAGCCGATGGCTCTGCACAGTTCCGCACTCTGGCACCACCGACGGATGCAGAAGTCGAGCGGGTCGCTGCTTCGATCGCACTTCGCCTGATCCGTCTGCTCGAACTCCGCGGGCTTCTCGCCGGGAACCCCGACGAGACAGACCCGCTGGCGCGCGATGGCAGCACGCTCGGTGAGCTCTACGCCGCCTCGATCCGACACCGAACTGCGACGGGCCCACGGGCCGGCCGGCGCGTAGCGCGCGTCGGCGACCGCATTGCTGCGGACGACCTCGAACCGCCGCGAAGCAAACGCTGCGCGATGGTCAACGGCGTCAGCCTGCATGCAAACGTGGCCGTCCCCGCGCGGGACCGCAAGCGCTTGGAGCGGCTGTGCCGCTACGTCGCGCGGCCGCCGGTCTCTACCGCGCGGCTCGCGGCGCAACCCGATGGCCGTCTCCGCTACCAGCTCAAGCGCCGCTGGCGCGACGGCACGACGCACGTCGTCTTCGAGCCCGGCGAGCTTCTCGAGCGGCTGGTCGCGCTGATCCCACCACCGCGCGCGCATCAGGTCCGATACCACGGCGTGCTCGCACCCGCTGCGGCCGGCCGCGCCGGGATCTGCTGTGACCGACGACTTGCGGAGCACTCCAAGACTGACTCGTCGCGCGGCCAGCTCGCCCCGGGAAACGATCGCGCAGGCAACCCGATCGACACGACCTCGCGCAGTTCAGCTCGCCCATCGAGCCGATCGGGAAACTCCTCGCACGCCTGCGGGGATCGCGATTCGAACGGGTTTGTCTCCGCTCCCAACCCGCGCGTACCGGCTCCTCCGCGCGCGCGCCGGCTCTCGTGGTCCGCGCTCATGCAGCGCGTATTCGTGCGCGACGTCCTCGAGTGCCCTTCCTGCCGCGGTCGCATGCGCGTGATCGCCGCGATCGAGCAGCCCGAGATCGCCGCCGCCATCCTCGGCTCGCTCGGACTCGCGAGTCGCGCGCCCCCAGCCGTCCCAGCCCGCCAGGCCGAGCTCTTGTGCGACCCCGACCTCGAGCTCGCAGGCCCGGCCGACGACTTCACCGAGCCGCCCTCCGACTGA
- a CDS encoding DoxX family protein — MESARIAAELERRLGWLPPTAARATVGWVFLESGWGKLHDLDGVVKFFAGLGIPAPQLQAPFVAGTELVGGALLLLGLATRLASPLLMGVMAVALLTALREQIHSLSDLFALSEFTYLVLLSGLAVFGAGPLSLDGWLYQRLAARDVPGAAIPCAPVGARIRRNDR; from the coding sequence ATGGAGAGCGCGAGGATCGCCGCTGAGCTGGAACGCCGCCTGGGGTGGCTGCCGCCGACCGCGGCGCGGGCGACCGTCGGCTGGGTCTTTCTCGAGAGCGGCTGGGGAAAGCTGCACGACCTGGACGGGGTGGTGAAGTTCTTCGCGGGGCTGGGCATCCCGGCCCCGCAGCTGCAGGCGCCGTTCGTCGCCGGAACCGAGCTCGTCGGCGGCGCCCTGCTCTTGCTGGGACTGGCGACGCGCCTCGCATCGCCGCTGCTCATGGGCGTGATGGCGGTCGCGCTTCTCACCGCGCTTCGCGAGCAGATCCACTCGCTCTCGGATCTCTTCGCGCTCTCGGAGTTCACCTACCTCGTGCTCCTTTCGGGGCTCGCGGTGTTCGGCGCCGGGCCGCTCTCGCTCGACGGCTGGCTGTACCAGAGGCTCGCGGCCCGGGATGTTCCCGGCGCCGCAATTCCATGCGCCCCTGTCGGGGCACGGATTCGGAGGAACGATCGATGA
- a CDS encoding DUF692 domain-containing protein codes for MIPATLKSASGAEYLGVGVGLRPTHYAEILADPSAKTLGIDFFEAISENYMVPGGRPPRVLESVRASFPLALHGVSLNIGSCDPLDVDYLGRLDALARRFEPAWLSDHLSWTGVNGQNLHDLLPLPLTESAVRHVVERVSRVQDRLGRRIALENISSYVAFSEDEMPEWEFLAQIASRADCGILLDVNNVFVSAHNHGLDAEKYLDSIPGERVFQIHLAGPSEAGPLLIDTHDHPVREEVWALYERVIRRIGPISTLIEWDDRIPELERVAAEAARAREVLTRAVAARRGVA; via the coding sequence ATGATTCCAGCCACTCTTAAGAGTGCGAGCGGGGCGGAGTATCTCGGCGTAGGCGTCGGGCTTCGGCCGACACACTACGCCGAGATACTCGCCGACCCGAGCGCGAAGACGCTCGGAATCGACTTCTTCGAGGCGATCTCCGAGAACTACATGGTGCCCGGCGGGCGCCCGCCGCGCGTGCTCGAGAGCGTGCGCGCGAGCTTTCCGCTCGCGCTGCACGGGGTCTCGCTGAACATCGGCTCGTGCGACCCGCTCGACGTCGACTACCTCGGGCGGCTCGACGCCCTGGCGCGGCGCTTCGAGCCGGCGTGGCTGAGCGACCACCTGAGCTGGACGGGGGTGAACGGCCAGAACCTGCACGATCTCCTGCCCCTGCCGCTCACGGAATCGGCGGTGCGCCACGTGGTCGAACGCGTGTCGCGGGTGCAGGACCGGCTCGGCCGGCGCATCGCGCTCGAGAACATCTCCAGCTACGTGGCCTTTTCGGAGGACGAGATGCCGGAGTGGGAGTTCCTGGCGCAGATCGCGTCGCGCGCCGACTGCGGAATCCTGCTCGACGTGAACAACGTCTTCGTCTCGGCCCACAACCACGGGCTCGACGCCGAGAAGTATCTCGACTCGATTCCGGGTGAGCGCGTGTTCCAGATCCACCTGGCCGGGCCGAGCGAGGCGGGTCCGCTCCTGATCGACACCCACGATCATCCGGTGCGCGAGGAGGTGTGGGCGCTGTACGAACGCGTGATCCGCAGGATCGGCCCGATCTCGACGCTGATCGAGTGGGACGACCGGATCCCGGAGCTCGAACGCGTCGCGGCCGAGGCCGCGCGCGCGAGAGAGGTCCTCACGCGCGCGGTCGCAGCGCGTCGGGGCGTGGCGTGA
- a CDS encoding DUF2063 domain-containing protein: protein MGRPDPGARTRRGRGRARERGPHARGRSASGRGVTRTLDLPRVQLDFARAIAASGAGSARDVVAGLRSDLGIPAAQRLHVYANAYFARIHEVLREDYAALHAAIGADAFHDLAKLYLIAHPSRSFTLRFAGARLPDFLRGPVAEPFSRRWPFSADLAALEWALVDVFDAPDAPPLERSALACVSPDDWSELRFALVPAHRLLALDWPVQGVGDAASAGEPIPSLEPCASKLLIHRRDELVWKRALSDTEFCALERIEAGREFGSVCAAVAERIGEDAAAGFTLACLEVWLAEGLIAGLQSAG from the coding sequence GTGGGACGACCGGATCCCGGAGCTCGAACGCGTCGCGGCCGAGGCCGCGCGCGCGAGAGAGGTCCTCACGCGCGCGGTCGCAGCGCGTCGGGGCGTGGCGTGACCCGGACGCTCGATCTCCCCCGCGTCCAGCTCGACTTCGCGCGCGCGATCGCGGCGTCGGGCGCGGGCTCCGCGCGCGACGTCGTCGCCGGGCTCCGATCCGACCTCGGCATTCCCGCCGCGCAGCGCCTGCACGTCTACGCGAACGCATACTTCGCGCGCATCCACGAAGTGCTTCGCGAGGACTACGCCGCGCTCCACGCGGCGATCGGCGCGGACGCGTTTCACGATCTGGCGAAGCTCTATCTCATCGCGCACCCGTCGCGGAGCTTCACGCTTCGCTTCGCGGGCGCGCGCCTTCCCGACTTCCTGCGCGGTCCGGTAGCCGAGCCGTTCTCGCGGCGCTGGCCCTTTTCCGCCGACCTGGCCGCGCTCGAATGGGCGCTGGTCGACGTCTTCGACGCGCCCGACGCGCCGCCGCTCGAGCGGTCGGCGCTCGCCTGCGTCTCCCCCGACGATTGGTCGGAGCTCCGCTTCGCGCTCGTCCCCGCGCACCGCCTTCTCGCGCTCGACTGGCCGGTGCAGGGCGTCGGCGACGCCGCCTCCGCGGGCGAGCCGATCCCGTCGCTCGAGCCTTGCGCGTCGAAGCTCCTGATCCATCGCCGCGACGAGCTCGTGTGGAAGCGCGCGCTCTCGGACACGGAGTTCTGCGCGCTGGAGCGGATCGAGGCGGGACGGGAATTCGGCTCCGTCTGCGCCGCGGTCGCCGAGCGGATCGGTGAAGACGCCGCCGCCGGCTTCACGCTTGCCTGTCTCGAAGTCTGGCTCGCCGAGGGCCTGATCGCCGGCTTGCAATCGGCGGGCTAG
- a CDS encoding DUF1109 family protein: protein MSPSSSEDRIRELVRDLRPVRAIPPLRAVAAAALAVFLLIVAAGWLLGGLQPRPRTDPAWSSPSYLAALFGLGLVAFGAISAALASAVPGREPTLRLGMRLAAFGVVTAIAGGIAGLARGDLGFGGADLAACVTCMSHALQLGLASSLLACGFIVYAAMRRPSFGAALALTGGVALGAAAVHTTCPSDSALHQLIAHSLAPLVAAALLTPPLAALLRRLRRREL, encoded by the coding sequence ATGAGCCCGAGCTCGAGCGAGGATCGCATCCGCGAGCTGGTCCGGGATCTCCGACCCGTTCGCGCGATTCCGCCGCTCCGAGCGGTGGCCGCCGCGGCGCTCGCGGTCTTTCTTCTCATCGTCGCCGCGGGCTGGCTGCTCGGCGGGCTGCAGCCCAGACCCCGCACGGACCCGGCGTGGTCGAGCCCGAGCTATCTCGCCGCGCTCTTCGGCCTCGGGCTGGTCGCGTTCGGCGCCATCAGCGCGGCGCTCGCGTCGGCGGTTCCGGGCCGGGAGCCGACGCTTCGGCTCGGCATGCGACTGGCGGCGTTCGGCGTGGTCACTGCCATTGCGGGCGGGATCGCTGGACTCGCGCGCGGCGACCTCGGCTTCGGAGGCGCGGACCTCGCTGCGTGTGTCACGTGCATGTCGCACGCGCTGCAGCTGGGGCTCGCATCGAGTCTTCTGGCGTGCGGGTTCATCGTCTACGCGGCGATGCGACGGCCGAGCTTCGGCGCGGCTCTGGCGCTCACCGGCGGAGTCGCGCTCGGAGCGGCGGCGGTGCACACGACCTGCCCGAGCGACAGCGCGCTCCACCAGCTGATCGCGCACTCCCTGGCGCCGCTCGTCGCGGCCGCGCTCTTGACTCCACCGCTCGCCGCGCTGCTGCGGCGATTGCGCAGGCGCGAGCTCTAG